The segment CGACGGAAGCCAAGCGGCTGAAGGAACTGGAAGACGAGAACAAGCGGCTCAAGGTAATCGTGGCCGACTTGACGCTCGACAACCGCATACTGAAGCACGTCGCGGAGGGAAATTGGTAAGCCCTTCGCGGAAGCGCGCGGCGGTCTTGGAGTTGCAAGCCGAGTTCCAAGTCTCCGAGCGAAGGGCGTGCCAGGTGTTGAATCAGTCGCGCAGCAGCCAACGATACACAGCGCAACCTCGCGACGACGAGGAGGGATTGGTGAAGCGAATGCGAGAGCTGGCCGCGGAACGACCGCGGTTCGGTTATCGGCGAATCGCGGCGCTGTTGCGCCGCGAAGGTTGGCGCGCGAGCACGTCGCGCGTGCTGAGGCTGTGGCGCCGCGAAGGGCTGAAAGTGCCGCAGAAACGCCGGAAAAAGCGGGCTTTAGGCGAGAGTGACCAGGCGTGTCACGTTGCGCGAGCGCGGCACATGAACGACGTCTGGTGTTGGGACTTCGTGTTCGATCGCACGACGAGCGGCGTCGCGCTCAAGTGGCTGTCGATCGTCGACGAGCACACGCGCGAATGCCTGACGCTCAAGGTCGATCGCGGCATCACGAGCGAAGATGTGATCGACACGCTCGCCGAGTTGTTCGCCATGCGCGGCGTGCCGCGCGCCATTCGCAGCGACAACGGACCGGAGTTCATCGCCGGGGCCATTCAGCGTTGGCTCGCGCAGGTCGACGTCGAAACGAAGTACATTGCGCCAGGCAGTCCGTGGCAGAATGGCTACGCGGAGAGTTTCCACAGCCGCCTGCGCGACGAGTTCTTGCAGTTGGAGTTGTTCGAGAGTTTGTCGGCGGCTCGTCGCCTGACGAGCGTTTGGAGAGACGATTACAACCACCACCGGCCGCACAGCTCGCTCGGGTATTTGACCCCCGGGGAGTTCGCGGCCCGCTGTGCTGCTTCCGCTCCGGGATGGTCCTCGACGCCGGCTGCGCCGTCGCCTCTGCCCAGCCCTCCGCTCCAGCAGCACAGCGGTCTTACCCCACCGTTACCTTCATAACGGGTGGCACAGGAATTTGTGGCTGGTCATGACCGCGGGGAGCTGTTTAGTTTTCGCGTAACGCTTGGACGATATTCGT is part of the Planctomycetia bacterium genome and harbors:
- a CDS encoding IS3 family transposase (programmed frameshift), producing MSAKRRKRHTPEQIVRKLRDADAMLNAGKDQAAVLQSLEVSQTTFDRWRNQYGGMKSTEAKRLKELEDENKRLKVIVADLTLDNRILKHVAEGKLVSPSRKRAAVLELQAEFQVSERRACQVLNQSRSSQRYTAQPRDDEEGLVKRMRELAAERPRFGYRRIAALLRREGWRASTSRVLRLWRREGLKVPQKRRKKRALGESDQACHVARARHMNDVWCWDFVFDRTTSGVALKWLSIVDEHTRECLTLKVDRGITSEDVIDTLAELFAMRGVPRAIRSDNGPEFIAGAIQRWLAQVDVETKYIAPGSPWQNGYAESFHSRLRDEFLQLELFESLSAARRLTSVWRDDYNHHRPHSSLGYLTPGEFAARCAASAPGWSSTPAAPSPLPSPPLQQHSGLTPPLPS